In a single window of the Bradyrhizobium sp. ORS 285 genome:
- a CDS encoding 2OG-Fe(II) oxygenase: protein MARLKHAVPISDPLAANGIDAIDWPMVERDLDTGGCAVLPQLVLPDTCRALAARYSDDSYFRSRVVMARHGFGRGEYKYFSYPLPGPIAELRPRLYAQLVAIANRWNATMGIDVRYPDEHADFLVRCHDAGQTRPTPLLLQYDEGDYNCLHQDLYGEHVFPLQVAILLSEPGRDFEGGEFVLTEQRPRMQSRAEVVPLRQGDAVVFAVHHRPVQGTRGSYRVNMRHGVSRLRAGRRHTLGVIFHDAK, encoded by the coding sequence ATGGCCAGACTCAAGCATGCAGTGCCCATTAGCGATCCTCTCGCAGCGAACGGGATCGATGCAATCGACTGGCCGATGGTTGAACGTGACCTCGATACCGGCGGCTGCGCCGTGTTGCCGCAGCTCGTCTTGCCGGACACTTGTCGCGCGCTTGCCGCGCGTTATTCGGACGACAGCTACTTCCGCAGCCGCGTGGTGATGGCGCGGCATGGGTTCGGGCGCGGCGAGTACAAATATTTCAGCTATCCGCTGCCGGGTCCGATCGCGGAGCTGCGGCCGCGGCTTTATGCCCAACTGGTCGCGATCGCCAATCGCTGGAACGCGACCATGGGCATCGATGTCCGTTATCCTGATGAGCATGCCGACTTCCTCGTCCGCTGCCACGATGCAGGCCAGACGCGGCCGACGCCGCTGCTGTTGCAATATGACGAAGGCGACTACAATTGCCTGCACCAGGATCTCTATGGCGAGCACGTGTTTCCGCTGCAGGTCGCGATTCTGCTGTCCGAGCCGGGGCGCGATTTCGAGGGCGGCGAGTTCGTGCTGACCGAGCAGCGGCCGCGGATGCAGTCGCGCGCGGAGGTGGTGCCGCTGCGGCAAGGCGATGCCGTCGTGTTCGCTGTTCATCATCGACCTGTCCAAGGCACGCGCGGCAGCTACCGGGTCAACATGCGCCACGGCGTCAGCCGACTCCGCGCCGGCCGGCGGCATACGCTGGGAGTGATCTTTCACGATGCGAAGTAG
- a CDS encoding thiamine pyrophosphate-dependent enzyme produces the protein MTTLTGGEAIVSGLVAHGVDTVFGLPGAQVYGLFDAFHQAQLKVVGARHEQACGYMAFGYARASGKPGVFSVVPGPGVLNAGAALLTAFGCNEPVLCLTGQVPTDYLGRGRGHLHEMPDQLATLRTFVKWAERIEYPDSAPTLVSRAFQEMLSGRRGPTALEMPWDVFTQKAETSAARPLLPFTPPQPDPDRIAKAAALIAGAKAPMIFVGSGAIEAREEILELAEMIDAPVVAFRSGRGIVSNAHELGLTMAAAYKLWPTTDLMIGIGTRMELPTTFRWPFKPDGLKSIRIDIDPAEMRRLIVDAGIVADAKAGTAALSAAVSKAGTRKTSGRRAAIREATAATLQEIQKVQPQMAYLNVLREVLPHDAIVTDELSQVGFASWYGFPVYEPRTFITSGYQGTLGAGFPTALGAKVAHPDKPVVAITGDGGFMFAVQELATAVQYNIGVVTLVFNNNAYGNVRRDQRERFDGRVVASDLVNPDFVKLAESFGVAASRVTAPDQFKAALETALAHGGPYLIDIEVPRDSEVSPWAFIHPAKPA, from the coding sequence ATGACCACATTGACCGGCGGCGAAGCCATTGTCAGCGGGCTCGTTGCTCACGGCGTCGACACCGTGTTCGGCCTGCCCGGCGCGCAGGTCTACGGCCTGTTCGACGCCTTCCATCAGGCGCAGCTGAAGGTCGTCGGTGCGCGGCACGAGCAGGCCTGCGGCTACATGGCGTTCGGCTATGCGCGGGCCAGCGGCAAGCCCGGCGTGTTCAGCGTCGTCCCCGGCCCCGGCGTGCTCAACGCCGGCGCGGCGCTGCTGACCGCGTTCGGCTGCAACGAGCCGGTGCTATGCCTCACCGGCCAGGTGCCGACGGATTATCTCGGCCGCGGCCGCGGCCATCTGCACGAGATGCCGGACCAGCTCGCCACCTTGCGCACCTTCGTCAAATGGGCCGAGCGCATCGAATATCCCGACAGCGCGCCGACGCTGGTCTCGCGCGCGTTCCAGGAGATGCTGTCGGGACGGCGCGGGCCGACCGCGCTGGAAATGCCGTGGGATGTGTTCACGCAGAAGGCCGAGACATCAGCGGCGAGGCCGCTGCTGCCATTCACGCCGCCGCAGCCCGATCCCGACCGCATCGCCAAGGCCGCCGCGCTGATCGCGGGCGCCAAAGCGCCGATGATCTTCGTCGGCTCCGGCGCGATCGAGGCACGCGAGGAGATCCTCGAACTCGCCGAGATGATCGACGCGCCGGTCGTCGCGTTCCGTTCGGGGCGCGGCATCGTCTCCAATGCGCATGAGCTCGGGCTTACCATGGCCGCGGCCTACAAGCTGTGGCCGACCACCGATCTGATGATCGGCATCGGCACTCGCATGGAGCTGCCGACGACCTTCCGCTGGCCGTTCAAGCCGGACGGCTTGAAGTCGATCCGCATCGACATCGATCCCGCCGAGATGCGGCGCCTGATCGTCGATGCCGGCATCGTCGCCGACGCCAAGGCCGGCACGGCCGCGCTCTCGGCGGCGGTCAGCAAGGCGGGCACCCGCAAGACCTCCGGCCGTCGCGCGGCCATTCGCGAGGCGACCGCGGCGACCTTGCAGGAGATCCAGAAGGTGCAGCCGCAGATGGCCTATCTGAACGTGCTGCGCGAGGTGCTGCCGCATGACGCCATCGTTACCGATGAACTATCACAGGTCGGCTTCGCCTCCTGGTACGGCTTCCCGGTCTACGAACCGCGCACCTTCATCACCTCAGGCTATCAGGGCACGCTGGGTGCCGGCTTCCCGACCGCGCTCGGCGCCAAGGTCGCGCATCCCGACAAGCCGGTGGTGGCGATCACCGGCGATGGCGGCTTCATGTTCGCGGTGCAGGAGCTGGCGACCGCCGTGCAATACAACATCGGCGTGGTCACCCTGGTGTTCAACAACAACGCCTACGGCAATGTCCGGCGCGACCAGCGCGAGCGCTTCGACGGCCGCGTCGTCGCCTCCGATCTGGTCAATCCGGATTTCGTCAAGCTCGCGGAATCGTTCGGTGTCGCGGCCAGCCGGGTCACCGCGCCGGATCAGTTCAAGGCGGCGCTGGAGACCGCGCTCGCGCATGGCGGGCCCTATCTGATCGATATCGAAGTGCCGCGCGACTCCGAGGTCTCGCCGTGGGCCTTCATCCATCCGGCCAAGCCGGCCTGA
- a CDS encoding SMP-30/gluconolactonase/LRE family protein encodes MTNSRHDLIKDVPAEADRFDRRTLLKGVAGFAAAAAAVSPAIARDYGPHAEPQRYPDPDIVVIDEKRFKAKVGNTVIKRLFTGCLWAEGPAWNTQGQYLVWSDIPNNRQLRYLDDDGHISQQFRNPSNESNGNTFDYEGRQITAERTRLVRFEHNGTVTVLAEKANDKALNGPNDMVVNPADKSIWFTDPGYGSINLYEGQNVRNGSNQPFQKEAVYRVDAQSGAVTKVADEPFKPNGIAFSHDYKKLYVCDTGTTHYPNAKNVVWQYDINGDKLSNPKAFIDMTLDGKSGLPDGLRVDIDGNIWVGAGWVGEGYDGVHIFAPDGQRIGQIKLPEICANVCFGGKKRNRLFMTASQSLYAVYVETQGAHIC; translated from the coding sequence ATGACGAATTCGCGACACGATCTCATCAAGGACGTGCCGGCCGAAGCCGATCGCTTCGACCGGCGCACGCTCCTCAAGGGCGTTGCAGGCTTTGCCGCCGCGGCTGCCGCGGTCTCCCCGGCGATCGCGCGCGACTATGGGCCGCATGCGGAGCCGCAGCGCTATCCCGATCCCGATATCGTCGTGATCGACGAGAAGCGCTTCAAGGCCAAGGTCGGCAACACCGTCATCAAGCGCCTGTTCACCGGTTGCCTGTGGGCGGAAGGACCGGCGTGGAACACGCAGGGCCAGTATCTGGTCTGGAGCGACATCCCCAACAATCGTCAGCTGCGTTATCTCGACGACGACGGTCACATCTCGCAGCAGTTCCGCAACCCCTCCAACGAGTCGAACGGCAACACCTTCGACTATGAAGGACGGCAGATCACCGCGGAGCGCACACGTCTCGTCCGCTTCGAGCACAACGGCACGGTAACCGTGCTGGCCGAGAAAGCGAACGACAAGGCGCTCAACGGCCCGAACGACATGGTCGTCAATCCCGCCGACAAGTCGATCTGGTTCACCGATCCCGGCTACGGCTCGATTAATCTGTATGAGGGCCAGAACGTCCGCAACGGCTCCAACCAGCCGTTCCAGAAGGAAGCGGTGTATCGCGTCGACGCGCAGTCCGGTGCGGTGACCAAGGTGGCCGACGAGCCGTTCAAGCCGAACGGCATCGCCTTCAGCCACGATTACAAGAAGCTCTATGTCTGCGACACCGGCACCACGCATTATCCCAACGCCAAGAACGTGGTCTGGCAATACGACATCAACGGCGACAAGCTGTCGAACCCGAAGGCGTTCATCGACATGACGCTCGACGGCAAGTCGGGCCTGCCCGACGGCCTGCGCGTCGATATCGACGGCAACATCTGGGTCGGAGCCGGCTGGGTCGGCGAAGGCTATGACGGCGTCCATATCTTCGCCCCCGACGGCCAGCGCATCGGCCAGATCAAGCTGCCGGAAATCTGCGCCAACGTCTGCTTCGGCGGCAAGAAGCGCAACCGCCTGTTCATGACCGCGAGCCAGTCGCTGTATGCGGTGTATGTGGAGACACAGGGGGCGCATATCTGTTAG
- a CDS encoding Zn-ribbon domain-containing OB-fold protein: MAEPMRARPKPTPETQHFWDGTRAGELRLQRCDACAHVYFPPRPFCPSCASRKVSIFKASGKGTLYSYVINHRPAAPGFTPPYAIAVVALEEGPRMMSNITGCPQTPEALELDMPLEVTFETLDEKITLPLFRPAKG, encoded by the coding sequence ATGGCCGAGCCGATGCGCGCACGCCCCAAGCCGACGCCGGAGACGCAGCATTTCTGGGACGGCACCCGCGCCGGCGAGTTGCGCCTGCAGCGCTGCGACGCCTGCGCGCACGTGTATTTTCCACCGCGCCCGTTCTGTCCGTCCTGCGCGAGCCGCAAGGTCAGCATCTTCAAGGCTTCAGGCAAGGGCACGCTCTACAGCTACGTCATCAATCATCGCCCGGCGGCGCCCGGCTTCACGCCGCCCTACGCGATTGCCGTCGTCGCGCTGGAGGAAGGCCCGCGGATGATGAGCAACATCACCGGCTGCCCGCAGACACCCGAGGCGCTGGAGCTCGACATGCCGCTTGAAGTCACCTTCGAGACGCTCGACGAGAAGATCACCCTGCCCCTGTTCCGTCCAGCGAAGGGCTGA
- a CDS encoding thiolase yields the protein MRQNQVAVVGAAETTELGVIPNMSQIQLHADAALNAIADAGLKLSDIDGFATAVETPQQMCHYLGITPTWVDGTSVGGCSFMLHVRHAAAAIEAGLCKTVLITHAESGKSMIGKLPRSIPADSLQGQFEAPFGVYGPPSMFPIPVLRYMKTYGITHEQLAMVAVVQREWAAKNPRAMMKDPITVDDVLNSRMIAYPFRLLQCCLVTDGGGALILTSADRARDFPRKPVYILGTGESVETPMVSQMETFTSSRAFKVAGPLAFKEAGITHADVDHLMIYDAFAHLPLFGLGDLGFMPHEETGPFIAAGHTRPGGKLPLNTNGGGLSYMHSGMYGMYALQESVRQMRGIAPAQVPNAKISVCHGVGGMFAASGTIIFTNER from the coding sequence ATGCGCCAAAACCAGGTTGCCGTGGTCGGCGCAGCCGAGACCACCGAGCTCGGCGTCATTCCGAACATGTCGCAGATCCAGCTGCATGCGGACGCGGCGCTGAACGCGATCGCCGATGCCGGTCTGAAGCTCTCGGACATCGACGGCTTCGCCACCGCGGTCGAGACGCCGCAGCAGATGTGCCACTACCTCGGCATCACGCCGACCTGGGTCGACGGCACCTCGGTCGGCGGCTGCTCGTTCATGCTGCATGTCCGCCACGCCGCCGCCGCGATCGAGGCCGGGCTGTGCAAGACCGTGCTGATCACCCATGCCGAGAGCGGCAAGTCGATGATCGGCAAGCTGCCGCGCTCGATTCCCGCGGACAGCCTGCAGGGCCAGTTCGAGGCGCCGTTCGGCGTCTACGGCCCGCCCAGCATGTTTCCGATTCCCGTGCTGCGCTACATGAAGACCTACGGCATCACCCATGAGCAGCTCGCGATGGTCGCCGTCGTGCAGCGCGAATGGGCGGCGAAAAATCCGCGCGCGATGATGAAGGACCCGATCACGGTCGACGACGTCCTGAACTCGCGCATGATCGCCTATCCGTTCCGGCTGCTGCAATGCTGCCTCGTCACCGATGGCGGCGGCGCGCTGATCCTGACCTCCGCCGATCGCGCCCGCGATTTTCCGCGCAAGCCCGTGTACATTCTCGGCACCGGCGAAAGCGTGGAGACGCCGATGGTCAGCCAGATGGAGACCTTCACCTCGTCGCGCGCCTTCAAGGTCGCGGGCCCCCTCGCCTTCAAGGAGGCCGGCATCACGCATGCCGATGTCGATCACCTCATGATCTACGACGCGTTCGCGCATCTGCCGCTGTTCGGCCTCGGCGATCTCGGCTTCATGCCGCATGAGGAGACCGGCCCGTTCATCGCGGCCGGCCACACGCGGCCCGGCGGCAAGCTCCCGCTCAACACCAATGGCGGCGGCCTGTCCTACATGCATTCGGGCATGTACGGCATGTACGCGCTGCAGGAGAGCGTCCGCCAGATGCGCGGCATCGCGCCCGCGCAGGTGCCGAATGCGAAAATATCCGTGTGCCACGGCGTCGGCGGCATGTTCGCCGCGTCGGGCACGATCATCTTCACCAACGAGAGGTAA
- the alkB gene encoding DNA oxidative demethylase AlkB codes for MTADLFDGLEAAGPAREVLAPGAVLLRGFARPQQAELLAAIDAITAQAPFRRMVTPGGHQMSVAMTNCGPVGWVTDRGGYRYDPIDPQSGQPWPAMPVLFRELAETAAREAGFAGFAPDACLINRYEPGAKMSLHQDRDERDVGAPIVSVSLGLPATFLFGGFKRTDKTQRYRLVHGDVVVWGGPARLAFHGVAALADGEHALLGRQRINLTFRRAR; via the coding sequence ATGACGGCAGATCTGTTCGACGGCCTGGAGGCGGCAGGTCCGGCGCGCGAAGTGCTCGCGCCGGGCGCTGTGCTGCTGCGCGGCTTCGCGCGGCCGCAGCAGGCGGAGCTTCTCGCCGCCATCGATGCCATTACCGCGCAGGCGCCGTTCCGCCGGATGGTGACTCCCGGCGGTCATCAGATGTCGGTGGCGATGACCAATTGCGGTCCGGTCGGCTGGGTGACCGATCGCGGCGGCTACCGCTACGATCCGATCGATCCGCAGAGCGGGCAGCCCTGGCCGGCGATGCCGGTGCTGTTTCGCGAACTCGCCGAGACGGCCGCGCGCGAGGCCGGCTTTGCGGGCTTCGCGCCAGATGCCTGCCTGATCAACCGCTACGAGCCCGGCGCCAAGATGTCGCTGCACCAGGATCGCGACGAGCGGGACGTCGGCGCGCCGATCGTCTCGGTGTCGCTCGGCCTGCCGGCGACCTTTCTGTTCGGCGGCTTCAAGCGAACCGACAAGACGCAACGCTATCGTCTCGTGCACGGCGATGTCGTCGTCTGGGGCGGGCCGGCGCGGCTCGCTTTTCACGGCGTCGCGGCGCTGGCCGACGGCGAGCATGCGCTGCTCGGCCGCCAGCGTATCAACCTGACCTTTCGTCGCGCGCGCTGA
- a CDS encoding fumarylacetoacetate hydrolase family protein — MTSPRLATYSANGSDRYGLVTDKGLVDLSARFGNDYPTLREVIAAGALPRLIDAAAGLSPDHGLDAITLQPPIPSPEKIICIGVNYPDRNAEYKDGQDAPKYPSMFMRTPRSFVGHETPLVRPRASPQLDYEGELVLIIGKAGRHIPEAQALDHIAALTLCNEGTIRDWVRHAKFNVTQGKNFDSTGSLGPWIVPYTSESQIADIRLTTHVNGELRQDDRTSRLIFGFRYLINYISTFTTLQPGDVIVTGTPTGAGARFDPPRYLKPGDVIEVAAEGVGILRNGVVDEA, encoded by the coding sequence ATGACATCCCCTCGCCTCGCCACCTATTCCGCCAATGGCTCCGATCGTTACGGGCTCGTGACCGACAAGGGCCTCGTCGATCTCTCGGCGCGCTTCGGCAATGACTATCCGACCTTGCGCGAGGTGATCGCCGCGGGTGCCCTGCCCCGGCTGATCGATGCTGCCGCCGGCTTGTCGCCGGATCATGGTCTCGATGCCATCACCTTGCAGCCGCCGATCCCCTCGCCCGAGAAGATCATCTGCATCGGGGTCAACTATCCCGACCGCAATGCCGAGTACAAGGACGGTCAGGACGCGCCGAAATATCCGTCGATGTTCATGCGCACGCCGCGCTCCTTCGTCGGCCACGAGACGCCGCTGGTGCGCCCGCGCGCCTCGCCGCAGCTCGACTACGAGGGCGAGTTGGTGCTGATCATCGGCAAGGCCGGCCGCCACATCCCGGAGGCCCAGGCGCTGGATCACATCGCCGCGCTGACCTTGTGCAACGAAGGCACGATCCGCGACTGGGTCCGGCACGCCAAGTTCAACGTCACGCAGGGCAAGAACTTCGACTCCACCGGCAGCCTCGGGCCCTGGATCGTGCCCTACACCAGCGAGAGCCAGATCGCCGATATCCGGCTGACCACGCACGTCAATGGCGAGCTGCGGCAGGACGACCGCACCTCGCGGCTGATCTTCGGCTTCCGCTACCTCATCAACTACATCTCCACTTTCACCACGCTTCAGCCCGGTGACGTGATCGTGACGGGCACGCCGACCGGCGCCGGTGCGCGGTTCGATCCGCCGCGCTATCTCAAGCCCGGCGATGTCATCGAAGTCGCGGCCGAAGGCGTCGGCATCCTGCGCAATGGCGTCGTCGACGAAGCCTGA
- a CDS encoding amidase has translation MTAANPTLAALADDLAAGRTTSRKLVEDCLVRIADPAGEGQRAFIHVDKDAALAAADGMDALRKANAAPSPYAGIPVSIKDLFDIKGQVTRAGSRALEDSAPADADAPAVARLRKAGFVVIGRTNMTEFAYSGIGINPHYGTPKSAWKRDIGYVPGGSSSGAAVSVVDRMAYGALGTDTGGSCRIPAAFNGIVGYKPTQSRVPLDGGVPLSTTLDSFGPLANTVGCCAVLDSVLADEPIRPLVARPVKGLRLAVPTTVVLDELDAVITETFERALDTLARQGALIERIEFPEFLDVGIIGMKGGFAAAESYAWHRFLLTAKGDVYDPRVSVRIARGEAITVPDYIEMLNARRSLVKRAAARIAPYDALVMPTTANAPPAIADLADDAAFARENIRALRNCTFINMIDGCAISLPAHRHGEVPVGLMLAQSGGHDRKLLEIAAGVEGVVRG, from the coding sequence ATGACCGCTGCCAATCCGACCCTCGCCGCGCTCGCCGACGATCTCGCCGCGGGACGCACGACCTCGCGCAAGCTGGTCGAGGACTGTCTTGTCCGCATCGCCGATCCCGCCGGCGAGGGACAGCGCGCCTTCATCCACGTCGACAAGGACGCGGCGCTCGCGGCCGCCGACGGCATGGACGCGCTGCGCAAGGCCAATGCCGCGCCGTCGCCCTATGCCGGCATTCCCGTCTCGATCAAGGACCTGTTCGACATCAAGGGCCAGGTGACCCGCGCCGGCTCGCGCGCGCTGGAGGATTCGGCGCCGGCCGACGCCGACGCGCCGGCGGTGGCGCGGCTGCGCAAGGCGGGCTTCGTCGTGATCGGCCGCACCAACATGACCGAGTTCGCCTATTCCGGCATCGGCATCAATCCGCATTACGGTACGCCGAAGAGCGCCTGGAAGCGTGACATCGGCTACGTGCCCGGCGGCTCGTCGTCGGGCGCCGCGGTCTCGGTTGTCGACCGCATGGCCTATGGCGCGCTCGGCACCGACACCGGCGGCTCCTGCCGCATCCCCGCGGCGTTCAACGGCATCGTCGGCTACAAGCCGACGCAGTCGCGCGTGCCGCTCGACGGCGGCGTGCCGCTGTCGACGACGCTCGACAGCTTTGGCCCGCTCGCCAACACGGTGGGGTGCTGCGCGGTGCTGGATTCGGTGCTCGCCGATGAGCCGATCCGGCCGCTGGTCGCGCGCCCTGTGAAGGGCCTGCGGCTCGCGGTGCCGACCACGGTCGTGCTCGATGAGCTCGATGCGGTGATCACCGAGACGTTCGAGCGCGCGTTGGACACGCTGGCACGGCAGGGCGCGCTGATCGAGCGCATCGAATTCCCCGAGTTTCTCGACGTCGGCATCATCGGCATGAAGGGCGGCTTCGCCGCGGCCGAGAGCTATGCCTGGCACCGCTTCCTGCTGACGGCCAAGGGCGACGTCTACGACCCGCGCGTCTCCGTGCGCATCGCGCGCGGCGAGGCGATCACGGTGCCGGACTACATCGAGATGCTGAACGCCCGCCGCTCCCTGGTGAAGCGCGCCGCCGCGCGCATCGCGCCCTACGATGCGCTGGTGATGCCGACCACCGCCAACGCGCCGCCTGCCATCGCCGATCTCGCCGACGACGCCGCCTTCGCCCGCGAGAACATCCGCGCGCTGCGCAACTGCACCTTCATCAACATGATCGACGGCTGCGCCATCTCGCTGCCGGCCCATCGCCACGGCGAGGTCCCGGTCGGCCTGATGCTGGCGCAATCCGGCGGCCACGACCGCAAGCTGCTGGAGATCGCGGCGGGCGTCGAGGGCGTGGTGCGGGGGTGA
- a CDS encoding SDR family oxidoreductase yields MTKSLQDKVIIVTGAGRGIGREIALLCAAEGAKVVVNDPGVASDGSGTSAAPAEEVVEEIRKAGGTAVANFESVSEAIPASKIVKAATDHFGRLDGVVNNAGILRDMIFHKMSIEAFEAVIKVHLMGSFYVSHSAARLFREQESGSFVHFTSTSGLIGNYGQANYAAAKLGIVGLSKSIALDMGRFNVRSNCVSPFAWSRMIGTIPAETEAEKERVERMKRMGPEKIAPVVAYLLGDASKDVTGQIFAVRMNEIFLMGQSRPLRSVHRGEGWTPQTIAEHGMPALKPSFYKLDRSADIFGWDPI; encoded by the coding sequence ATGACCAAATCACTCCAGGACAAAGTCATCATCGTCACCGGCGCCGGCCGCGGCATCGGGCGCGAGATCGCGCTGCTGTGCGCCGCCGAGGGCGCCAAGGTCGTGGTCAACGATCCCGGCGTCGCCTCGGACGGCTCGGGCACCAGCGCCGCACCGGCGGAGGAAGTGGTCGAGGAGATCCGCAAGGCCGGCGGCACGGCGGTCGCAAACTTCGAGAGCGTCTCCGAGGCGATCCCCGCCAGCAAGATCGTGAAGGCCGCGACCGATCATTTCGGCCGGCTCGACGGCGTGGTCAACAATGCCGGCATCCTGCGCGACATGATCTTCCACAAGATGAGCATCGAGGCGTTCGAGGCCGTCATCAAGGTCCACCTGATGGGCTCGTTCTACGTGTCGCATTCCGCGGCGCGGCTGTTCCGCGAACAGGAGAGCGGCTCGTTCGTGCACTTCACCTCGACCTCCGGCCTGATCGGCAATTACGGCCAGGCCAACTACGCCGCCGCCAAGCTTGGCATCGTCGGCCTGTCGAAGTCGATCGCGCTCGACATGGGCCGCTTCAACGTCCGCTCCAACTGCGTGTCGCCATTCGCCTGGAGCCGCATGATCGGCACCATTCCGGCGGAGACCGAGGCCGAGAAGGAGCGGGTCGAGCGCATGAAGCGCATGGGGCCGGAAAAGATCGCGCCGGTCGTCGCCTATCTGCTGGGCGATGCCTCGAAGGACGTCACCGGCCAGATCTTTGCTGTCCGCATGAACGAGATCTTCCTGATGGGCCAGTCGCGCCCGCTGCGCTCTGTGCATCGCGGCGAAGGCTGGACGCCGCAGACCATCGCCGAGCACGGCATGCCCGCGCTGAAGCCGTCGTTCTACAAGCTCGATCGTTCCGCCGATATCTTCGGCTGGGATCCCATCTGA
- a CDS encoding transglycosylase domain-containing protein: protein MQHPGTHRVFILLGKSILAVLSLTIALLLYAEAYTIWYAEYHLGVPTEAEIAALPATGHLCPLEAGSPYVALADMPLLLRQAVIASAGADFQTRPNLVLPAMAAAIVKGDGRPDTRITFAVTRHCLHALAPDCCRGLDWHIGSTVFMGRLERTLSRERILDAYLNDSYLGRNAYGVAAAATAHFGKPLADLDIGEVALLIARFQTPRPSERDSERRSYILDRMLSAGLIDEAQATAAKAAPLSLIAAPPRNP, encoded by the coding sequence ATGCAACATCCCGGCACACACCGCGTCTTCATCCTGCTCGGCAAGTCGATCCTGGCCGTGCTCTCGCTCACTATCGCGCTGCTGCTCTATGCCGAAGCCTACACGATATGGTACGCCGAGTATCATCTTGGCGTTCCCACCGAAGCCGAGATCGCAGCGCTTCCTGCGACTGGCCATCTTTGTCCGCTCGAGGCAGGATCGCCCTACGTCGCGCTGGCCGACATGCCCCTGCTGCTGCGCCAGGCCGTCATCGCGTCGGCTGGCGCCGACTTTCAGACGCGGCCCAATCTCGTTCTGCCGGCGATGGCGGCAGCCATTGTCAAAGGTGACGGACGGCCCGATACGAGGATCACGTTTGCGGTCACCCGCCATTGCCTGCATGCCTTGGCTCCAGACTGTTGCCGCGGCCTGGATTGGCACATCGGAAGCACGGTCTTCATGGGCCGTCTGGAACGAACCTTGTCGCGCGAGCGTATCCTGGACGCGTACCTGAACGACAGCTATCTCGGCCGCAACGCCTATGGTGTCGCAGCCGCGGCAACCGCACATTTCGGCAAGCCTCTGGCAGACCTCGATATCGGCGAGGTCGCCCTGCTTATCGCGCGTTTCCAGACGCCAAGGCCCTCCGAACGCGACAGCGAGCGACGCAGTTACATCCTCGACAGAATGCTGTCAGCCGGCCTCATCGACGAGGCACAGGCGACCGCTGCCAAGGCGGCACCACTGTCCTTGATCGCTGCCCCGCCCCGCAATCCCTGA